One genomic segment of Syngnathus typhle isolate RoL2023-S1 ecotype Sweden linkage group LG8, RoL_Styp_1.0, whole genome shotgun sequence includes these proteins:
- the LOC133158621 gene encoding uncharacterized protein LOC133158621 isoform X2, giving the protein MQRYRDDPEFNARRRTYVTQRYRDDPEFNARRRSYVTQRYRDDPEFNARQRTYITERYRDDPEFKTRQRMYITQRYRDDFRFNSRQRFYFKHRYSSNPEFRAKHQEIMRSIMRTKSDSLRNKTMTRASTVLQKYKLINRLCRERNECALMKAVDLFKDQIKNGPTFVCTVCHRALFPNQVQSCRRLLYKQNRNVVARCLTGQFVHICNDECHSSCRVPAERKLEWICHTCHTHLKDGKMPAIAVANNLTLADIPTELRGLNILERHLISKCIAFAKIVPLPKGQQRAIRGNVVCVPSEVQETVNALPRIRSKSQMLRVKLKRRLCYKGHQFFQTVTWSKLMSALIKLKQIHPQYRSITIRDDPDLCDPTLTDDESGSDEAEMSDIEYNEEALEEMYRFETEALRGMNERNNPVSFFKTPKLEAMAFPVQFPSGQNTLDEERPIKLTPSKYFKTRLCCVDERFARDPTYLFFAQFVTEIYQATSSMSIQLRKGKPFTRDGRRITNAMLQDKRQVEKLVRSKDAVRFMTPLRGTPAYWERTTKDLFAMIRQLGTPTFFCTFSAAEMRWEEVITAIKAQQGEVVNFAGLDWATKCEILRGNPVTTMRMFDKRVEALFRDLILSPAQPIGEVVDYFYRLEFQHRGSPHIHCLIWVKGAPVFEESSDKAICDFVSRYISAELPDPQKEPELYKKVTEVQMHSKSHSKTCVKHQGANCRFGFPKQPCHETMIIRPAPVDDDNRDRHAENRSAANAKLVPVLNLLNEPETSSMTLPQLLAKCELTGDDFVNCLHLTASSSSVVLKREPKDCWVNYYNRHLLLAWDGNLDIQYILNAYSCIAYICSYISKAEHGLSQYLKSVIENSRNENVNENDEMKQIMQAYSKKREVSAQECVARACGLHMKQSSRMVVFVQTSDNALKMSYPLSLLEGKTQDSHEVWMTGLPDKYKCRPQTEEFEVMCLADFASRCRIVYGNQVKGKNVLRLLKDMGFVQKRTEKPAVIKYCKFSEQKNPEEYHRTLLKLYLPHRADCQLKSERFPTSQLFHEHACVQLPYADHVERVSEIVKRNRKTYEGHSGDIEDAIRELEESGLNVNEWCHLAPESELQRLECIEEINARDDPTENAEENVPDYNVRSATRETAIVAEPAAIDPTVLRGMYRNLNRKQASVFYKVRDWCVKRVCSSKPIEQFFYYVNGGAGTGKSHLIKCIHADATKILLRLPRLAEEADICKQTVVLAAFTGTAAFNISGTTLHSLLKLPRSLRPPYQGLGNKLDEVRAELSIAEILIIDEISMVSKDLFAYVSTRLKQIKGIDLPFGGMSVLAVGDFFQLPPVRQSKPLCVYDPTRLDHWRDNFKKITLTDIMRQKDDAAFAEVLNRLRVKDRFRELSEPDASLLATRYASPVTCPKNILHIFATNKQVDGHNSAMLNLLHKDVVQIDADDYKKDKKTGRMARQATPVRGPKNGLPDSIKVAVGARVMITRNIDVQAGLCNGTFAKVVQLVNYPNEARVQKLGLELDCVAKTRSAENSVFIDRQEERMQNTGVVRRQFPLKLAFACTIHKVQGMTTSEAAVSLKGVFEHGMGYVALSRVTSLSGLHILHMDERKIHANPEITAALAEMTEDSLDGVMPLFHVMPRVDKAKDLIVVHHNTEGLSCHVQDIACHHELRFADVLCLTETHLRGSAAACLEGYTMFHRNRSDSYTTCPDLATKLGGGVGICVKSHIAAQEKKYVQGVTDIEFVAVKLEAPINLLIAAVYRPPGHSLRAFLPSLGNLLRYLEVMDHHQILVCGDFNEDALSASYKPVLELFCSKGYTQLITTATTDKNTLIDLIFVSRPQCALYSGVLQTYYSYHNPVFCVLNTERVSFIWRKQFDPQWRPEVNILHKDLEDAKTSSVDQ; this is encoded by the exons atgcaacgttaccgtgacgaccctgagttcaaTGCAAGACGGCGTacctacgtaacgcaacgttaccgtgacgaccctgagtttaatgcaaggcgacgttcctacgtaacgcaacgctaccgtgacgaccctgagtttaatgcaagacAACGTACCTAcattacagaacgttaccgtgatgaCCCTGAATTTAAAACAAGACAGCGCATGTATATTACACAGCGTTATCGTGACGATTTTAGATTTAATTCTAGACAGCGCTTTTACTTTAAACACCGTTATTCTAGCAATCCTGAATTCAGAgctaaacatcaggaaatcatgaggtccATTATGAGAACAAAATCTGATTCGTTGCGTAATAAAACAATGACCAGAGCAAGTACGgttttacaaaaatacaaactcATAAATCGGCTATGTAGAGAGCGAAATGAATGTGCGTTAATGAAAGCCGTGGACCTGTTCAAagaccaaattaagaatggacccacgtttgtttgcacagtttgccacagagccttATTTCCCAACCAGGTGCAGTCTTGTCGGCGTCTCCTTTATAAGCAGAACCGAAATGTTGTTGcacgttgtctcacgggacaatttgttcatatttgtaatgATGAATGTCATTCGTCGTGTAGAGTaccggctgaaagaaaactagagtggatatgtcacacctgccacacacatctcaaagatggtaaaatgccagcaatcGCTGTTGCAAACAATCTCACGCTAGCTGATATTCCAACAGAACTGCGTGGATTGAACATAttagagagacacctcatttccaaatgcatagcgtttgccaaaattgtaccgcttcccaaaggtcaacaacgagccattcgcggAAATGTTGTGTGCGTGCCGTCGGAGGTACAGGAGACAGTCAATGCCTTGCCGAGGATAAGAAGTAAGtcgcagatgttgagagtgaaactgaagagacgactttgctacaaaggccatcagttttttcaaactgtcacttggtccaagctaatgagcgctctgataaaACTGAAGCAAATTCATCCGCAATACAGAAGCATAACTATCCGCGACGatccggacctttgcgacccaaccctcactgatgaTGAAAGCGGCTCAGATGAAGCGGAAATGAGCGACatcgagtacaatgaggaagccctggaggagatgtacagatttgagacTGAAGCTCTGCGTGGAATGAACG aaagaaataaccctgtaagctttttcaagactcccaaactcgaggccatggcttttccagtgcagttcCCGAGCGGGCAAAACacgctcgatgaagagagaccgataaaactcacaccgagcaagtatttcaaaacccgactgtgttgcgtggatgaacgttttgcgaGGGATCCgacctacttgttctttgctcagtttgtgaccgAAATCTACCAGGCGACGTCGAGCATGTCAatacagctacgcaaaggtaaaccgtTTACCCGAGATGGTCGGAGAATTACCAACgctatgcttcaggacaaacgtcaagttgaaaaactggtgcgcagcaaagacgcCGTCCGCTTCATGACGCcgctgagaggcacgccagcctactgggagagaaccaccaaagatctttttgcaatgatccgacagctgggtacacccacgttcttttgcacattttctgctgctgaaatgcgttgggaagaggtcatcactgccatcaaagcgcaacaaggtgaagtggtgaattttgctggattggactgggctaccaagtgcgaaattctacgcggcaatccggtgacgacaatgcgcatgtttgacaaacgtgtggaagctctgttcagagatttgatcctctctccggcgcaaccgattggtgaagtggttgactacttttaccgattggagtttcagcacagaggaagtcctcacattcattgcctcatatgggttaaaggtgcccctgtatttgaggaatcctcagacaaagccatctgtgattttgtatcccgctacatctccgctgagctgccggacccgcaaaaggaacccgaattgtacaaaaaagtcacagaggttcagatgcacagcaaaagtcactccaaaacgTGTGTCAAACACCAGGGTGCAAATTGCcgttttggattccccaaacaaccgtgccacGAAACGATGAtcatcagacctgcgcccgtagacgacgacaatcgagatcgacACGCGGAGAATCGCTCGGCGGCCaacgccaagcttgttcccgtgctaaatctcctgaatgagcctgaaacttcatccatgactttgcctcagctgctggctaaatgcgagctcaccggtgacgactttgtgaactgtttgcacctgacggcctcgtcgagttccgtcgtgcttaagcgagaacccaaagactgctgggtcaactactacaaccgccatttgcttcttgcctgggatggaaatctGGACattcaatacatcctgaatgcctattcTTGCATCgcgtacatctgcagctacatcagcaaagcggaacacggtctgagccaatacctgaaatcggtcattgagaaCTCCCGCAACGAAAATGTCAACGAGAACgacgaaatgaaacaaattatgcaagcgtactccaagaagagggaagtgagtgctcaggagtgtgtggCGCGCGCATGCGgcctgcatatgaaacagtcctcccgcatggtggtatttgtacaaacgagtgacaatgcgctgaaaatgagttatcctctctcgctgctTGAGGGCAAAACCCAGGACTCGcacgaagtgtggatgactgggctGCCGGACAAGTATAAATGCAGACCTCAAacggaggaatttgaagtcatgtgcttggctgatttcgcATCaaggtgcagaattgtttacggTAACCAAGTCAAAGGTAAAAACGTTTTGCGTCTGCTGAAAGATATGGGGTTTGtacaaaaaagaacagaaaaacctgcggtcatcaaatattgtaaattctcagaacaaaagaatccagaggaatatcaccgcaccttgctcaagctgtacctgcctcatcgtgctgattgccagttGAAATCTGAACGCTTTCCCACCTCACAGTTGTTCCACGagcacgcctgtgtacagttaccgtacgcCGACCATGTGGAGCGCGTGTCTGAAATCGTCAAGAGGAACAGAAAAACGTACGAGGGACACAGTGGAGACATTGAAGATGCCATCAGAGAGTTGGAGGAAAGCGGGCTCAATGtgaacgaatggtgccacctggctcccgagagtgagctgcaaagactcgaatgcattgaggaaatcaACGCGAGAGACGACCCGACTGAgaacgcggaggaaaacgtcCCCGACTATAACGTGAGATCGGCGACGAGAGAAACGGCTATTGTGGCTGaacctgctgccatcgatcccacgGTGTTACGCGGTATGTATCGAAACCTGAACCGAAAACAAGCGTCTGTGTTCTACAAGGTCCGAGATTGGTGCGTGAAACGTGTTTGTAGCTCGAAGCCGATCGAGCAGTTTTTCTACTatgtcaacggtggcgccgggaccggcaaatcgcatctgatcaaatgCATCCACGCGGACGCCACGAAAATACTGctcagactaccacgactggctgaggaagcggacatttgcaaacagactgttgttctcgcagccttcacggGTACGGCGGCATTTAACATTTCAGGGACCACTTTGCATTCTctcctcaaactgccgagaagtctcagacCCCCGTATCAAGGCCTGGGCaacaaactggacgaagtcagagcggaGCTTTCGATCGCTGAAATACTCATtatcgacgagatttccatggtgtcaaaAGACCTTTTTGCCTACGTGAGTACcagattgaaacaaatcaaaggaatcgaTTTACCTTTTGGCGGTATGTCTGTGCTTGCTgtcggagatttctttcagctccctcctgtGAGACAATCCAAACctttgtgcgtgtacgatcctactcggctggaccactggcgcgacaacttcaaaaagatcacgctcacggacatcatgaggcagaaagatgaTGCCGCCTTTGCCGAAGTGCTGAacagactccgcgtcaaagacagGTTTCGCGAACTGTCGGAACCGGACGCATCTCTGCTTGCTACGAGGTACGCTTCTCCAGTAACGTGTCCAAAGAATATTCTGCatatttttgccaccaataagcaGGTAGACGGCCATAATTCCGCGATGCtgaatctgcttcataaggacgttGTGCAAATCGACgccgatgactacaagaaagacaaaaaaaccggcagaatggcaaggcaagcgacCCCTGTCCGAGGACCTAAGAACGGGTTGCCCGACTCGATCAAAGTCGCCGTCGGCGCCCGCGTCATGATCACACGCAatattgatgttcaagcaggtctgtgcaacgggacatTTGCAAAAGTTGTGCAATTGGTGAATTACCCAAACGAAGCGCGTGTACAGAAACTCGGGCTGGAGCTAGATTGTGTCGCTAAGACGAGAAGTGCTGAGAATTCTGTGttcattgacagacaggaggagaggATGCAGAATACCGGAGTGGTGCGCCGGCAGTTTCCCCTTAAGCTTGCTTTTGCTTGCACGATCcataaggtacaaggcatgacaacatctGAGGCCGcggtttcgctgaaaggcgttttcgaacacggcatgggctacgtagctctgagtagagtgacttcgctcagcggtcttcatattctgcatatggatgagagaaaaatTCATGCAAATCcggaaatcactgctgctcttgctgagatgacagaggattctttggacggCGTGATGCCCCTGTTTCACGTGATGCCGAGGGTGGATAAAGCAAAGGACCTGatcgtcgtccatcataacaccgaagggctgtcttgtcacgtgcaggaTATCGCGTGTCACCACGAACTgcgttttgctgatgttttgtgcctcACAGAAACGCACCTCCGAGGATCTGCGGccgcctgcttggaaggctataCCATGTTTCACAGGAATCGAAGTGATTCTTATACAACCTGTCCCGACTTGGCGACAAAActcggtggcggcgtaggtatttgtgtcaaaagtcacatcgcggcccaggaaaagaaatacgtacagggtgtgaccgataTTGAATTTGTTGCGGTGAAACTGGAAGCTCCCATCAATTTGTTGAtcgctgccgtttacaggcctcccgGGCACAGTCTGCGCgcatttctgccaagcttgggaaacctGTTGCGTTATCTTGAAGTCATGGACCATCaccagatcttggtatgtggcgATTTTAACGAAGATGCGCTCTCCGCCTCGTACAAGCCCGTCCTTgaattgttttgctcaaagggtTACACGCagctcataaccactgctaccactgacaaaaacacattgatcgacctaatttttgtctctcgacctcagtgtgctctttattcaggtgtcctgcaaacgtactacagctatcataatcctgttttctgtgtcttgaatactgaaag AGTTtcttttatctggcgaaagcagttcgacccacaatggaggccagaggtaaacattctccacaaagaccttgaggaTGCAAAAACTTCCAGCGTGGACCAATGA